A single region of the Acidobacteriota bacterium genome encodes:
- a CDS encoding cbb3-type cytochrome c oxidase subunit I: MAEPVHASPAHEEHHHEQSFWRKFIFSTDHKVIGVQYSVTGLAFLLFGFVLMMLMRWQLAYPGEPIPFVGSLFGENRAPGGIMLPDFYNELGAMHGTIMVFLGVVPLAVGGFGNFVMPLQLGAPDMAFPRINMISYWCLFMGGVTMFGSFFLPNGAAGNGWTSYSPLADTALNGQTAWLIGMIFLITSSLLGAINFITTAIQLRAPGMTWMRLPFFCWAQIVTAFLLLLAFPPLEAAGVLQLMDRVASTSFFIPDGLVIGGEVAEFSGGGSPLLWQHLFWFLAHPEVYVLILPAMGIVAEVIANNSRKPLWGYRSMVYSLIFLGFMSFIVWAHHMFITGMGSVMSTFFQTTTMIISIPSVIILSALFISLWGGSIRFNTAMLFALGFLPMFGIGGLTGLPLGLSAADIPLHDTYYVIGHFHYVVAPGTLFALFAGVYYWFPKVTGRMMNETLGKLHFWPSLVFMNGVFFPMMVQGLNGVSRRLADGGITYDFAGEVAGLNRMMSVSAWCLAVAQIPFIINFFMSIRNGKKAGRNPWNSTTVEWLAPSPAPHGNFDQPIEVVRGPYEYSVPGSDQDYVPQAEPAST; this comes from the coding sequence ATGGCGGAGCCCGTTCACGCTTCACCCGCACACGAAGAGCATCACCACGAGCAGAGCTTCTGGCGGAAGTTCATCTTCTCGACCGACCACAAGGTGATCGGCGTCCAGTACTCCGTCACCGGTCTGGCGTTCCTGCTCTTCGGGTTCGTCCTGATGATGCTGATGCGCTGGCAGCTCGCCTACCCGGGCGAGCCGATTCCGTTCGTCGGCTCGCTCTTCGGCGAGAACCGGGCGCCCGGCGGCATCATGCTGCCGGACTTCTACAATGAACTCGGCGCCATGCACGGCACGATCATGGTGTTCCTCGGCGTCGTGCCGCTGGCGGTCGGCGGATTCGGCAACTTCGTCATGCCGCTGCAGCTAGGGGCGCCGGACATGGCGTTCCCGCGGATCAACATGATCAGCTATTGGTGCCTGTTCATGGGCGGCGTGACGATGTTCGGCAGCTTCTTCCTGCCGAACGGGGCCGCGGGCAACGGCTGGACCTCCTACTCGCCGCTCGCCGACACCGCGCTCAACGGCCAGACGGCCTGGCTGATCGGGATGATCTTCCTGATCACCTCGTCGCTGCTGGGTGCGATCAACTTCATCACCACCGCCATCCAGTTGCGCGCCCCCGGTATGACCTGGATGCGCCTGCCGTTCTTCTGCTGGGCGCAGATCGTCACCGCGTTCCTGCTGCTGCTCGCCTTCCCGCCGCTCGAGGCCGCGGGCGTGCTGCAGTTGATGGACCGGGTGGCGTCCACGAGCTTCTTCATCCCCGATGGCCTGGTGATCGGCGGTGAGGTCGCGGAGTTCAGCGGCGGCGGCAGCCCGCTGCTCTGGCAGCACCTGTTCTGGTTCCTTGCTCACCCCGAGGTCTACGTCCTGATCCTGCCGGCGATGGGCATCGTCGCCGAGGTCATCGCGAACAACTCGCGCAAGCCGCTCTGGGGCTACCGCTCGATGGTGTATTCGCTGATCTTCCTCGGCTTCATGAGCTTCATCGTCTGGGCGCACCACATGTTCATCACCGGCATGGGTTCGGTGATGTCCACCTTCTTCCAGACGACGACGATGATCATCTCGATCCCGTCGGTGATCATCCTGAGCGCCCTGTTCATCTCGTTATGGGGCGGTTCCATCCGCTTCAACACGGCGATGCTCTTCGCGCTCGGCTTCCTGCCGATGTTCGGCATCGGAGGACTGACGGGCTTGCCGCTCGGGCTGTCAGCGGCGGACATTCCGCTCCACGACACCTACTACGTGATCGGCCACTTCCACTACGTGGTCGCGCCGGGAACGTTGTTCGCGCTGTTCGCCGGCGTCTACTACTGGTTCCCGAAGGTCACCGGCCGCATGATGAACGAGACCCTCGGCAAGCTGCACTTCTGGCCCTCGCTCGTCTTCATGAACGGCGTCTTCTTCCCGATGATGGTCCAGGGCCTGAACGGCGTCTCCCGGCGTCTGGCCGACGGCGGCATCACCTACGACTTCGCCGGTGAGGTCGCGGGCCTGAACCGGATGATGTCCGTTTCGGCCTGGTGCCTGGCGGTGGCCCAGATTCCGTTCATCATCAACTTCTTCATGAGCATCCGGAACGGCAAGAAGGCCGGCCGCAACCCCTGGAACTCGACCACGGTCGAGTGGTTGGCGCCGTCGCCGGCTCCGCACGGCAACTTCGATCAGCCGATCGAGGTTGTGCGCGGGCCGTACGAGTACAGCGTCCCGGGTAGCGACCAGGACTACGTCCCACAGGCCGAACCGGCCTCCACCTGA
- a CDS encoding class I SAM-dependent methyltransferase — MLLLVLPWDAEADASAEWWYLRRWLASEARAVFGEVDVVSELPAKPPDDAEAILVLRSCRVLVGRKSLRRMREELAAHSRDGGDGAVYATDLTTTGPEAGADLFTLADFEQAEAAWLAGDGPDAATAPSGEGTFPAALLSPAATARCVSGERIPGPRAGLCYEFIDYYGGERADVLPLLPPDLGPESSVLEVGCGRGATAALIRERLGCRTVGIELNPEAALAAESRLDRVIRGDVQTVEPGETFDAIVAFELFEHLTDGQAFLERAAGWLRPGGRMVFSVPNVGHYSVVEDLIAGRWDYIPMGLLCATHVRFFTRRTLEDWLHAAGFDRYRIDAQTTPLPARMDALPESFAPDRESLTTAGFYVSIFT, encoded by the coding sequence ATGTTGCTGCTGGTCCTTCCCTGGGACGCCGAGGCCGACGCGTCCGCCGAGTGGTGGTACCTCCGCCGCTGGCTCGCCTCTGAGGCTCGCGCCGTGTTCGGCGAAGTCGACGTCGTCTCCGAGCTGCCGGCCAAGCCGCCCGATGATGCAGAAGCAATCCTCGTCCTGAGGTCCTGTCGCGTCCTGGTTGGCCGCAAGTCTCTGCGCAGAATGCGAGAAGAACTCGCGGCGCACAGCCGTGACGGCGGCGACGGCGCCGTCTACGCCACCGACCTGACGACGACCGGGCCGGAGGCGGGCGCCGACCTGTTCACACTCGCGGACTTCGAACAGGCGGAGGCGGCCTGGCTGGCAGGTGACGGACCCGACGCGGCCACGGCTCCGTCCGGGGAAGGTACCTTCCCGGCAGCCCTGCTGTCCCCAGCGGCCACCGCCAGGTGTGTCTCGGGCGAGCGGATACCCGGTCCGCGAGCCGGCCTCTGCTACGAGTTCATCGACTACTACGGCGGCGAACGTGCCGATGTCCTGCCGCTCCTGCCACCAGACCTCGGGCCCGAATCCTCCGTCCTGGAGGTCGGTTGCGGCCGCGGCGCGACCGCGGCCCTGATCAGGGAGCGTCTGGGTTGCCGCACCGTCGGAATCGAACTGAATCCCGAAGCGGCACTGGCAGCCGAGAGCCGGCTCGACCGGGTGATTCGGGGTGACGTCCAGACCGTGGAACCCGGAGAGACCTTCGACGCGATCGTCGCCTTCGAGCTGTTCGAGCACCTGACCGACGGTCAGGCGTTCCTCGAACGCGCCGCCGGCTGGCTCCGTCCCGGCGGACGAATGGTCTTCTCCGTGCCGAATGTCGGGCACTACTCGGTCGTCGAGGACCTGATCGCCGGGCGCTGGGACTACATCCCCATGGGACTTCTCTGCGCGACCCACGTCCGCTTCTTCACCCGCCGCACGCTCGAGGACTGGTTGCATGCGGCCGGCTTCGACCGCTACCGGATCGACGCCCAGACCACTCCCCTGCCGGCCCGGATGGACGCGCTGCCGGAGTCGTTTGCGCCGGACCGCGAGAGCCTGACCACAGCCGGCTTCTACGTCTCGATCTTCACCTAG
- a CDS encoding DUF3341 domain-containing protein, with protein sequence MGLMRLDVPEASGGYSHYGVLARFRTAKELYRACEAVRDAGYSKWDALTPFPVHGLEKAMGLKPSKLPFVVLATGLGGAGLGFGLQSWVHIMAYPLVISGKPLFTWPAFVPVTFELGVLGAALGAVLGMFAFNKLPTYHHPLFRSPNFARVTDDGLFIAIEAWDPKYDDEDTAEFLSGLGAAEVEHVPIEDPADDGDGGERA encoded by the coding sequence ATGGGCCTGATGCGACTGGACGTACCCGAAGCGTCCGGCGGCTACAGCCACTACGGCGTGCTGGCCCGCTTCAGGACCGCGAAGGAGCTCTACCGCGCCTGCGAGGCGGTCCGGGACGCTGGGTACTCGAAGTGGGACGCGCTCACGCCGTTCCCGGTCCACGGCCTGGAGAAGGCGATGGGGCTCAAGCCGTCCAAGCTGCCGTTCGTCGTGCTGGCGACGGGTCTTGGCGGCGCCGGGCTCGGCTTCGGCCTGCAGAGCTGGGTTCACATCATGGCCTATCCGCTGGTCATCAGCGGCAAGCCGCTCTTCACCTGGCCGGCGTTCGTGCCGGTGACCTTCGAGCTCGGCGTGCTCGGCGCGGCGCTGGGCGCGGTGCTCGGCATGTTCGCGTTCAACAAGCTGCCGACCTACCACCATCCGCTGTTCCGCTCGCCGAACTTCGCCCGGGTGACCGACGACGGCCTCTTCATCGCGATCGAGGCCTGGGATCCGAAGTACGACGACGAGGACACGGCCGAGTTCCTGAGCGGGCTCGGAGCGGCCGAGGTCGAGCACGTGCCGATCGAGGATCCCGCGGATGACGGCGACGGGGGAGAGCGCGCCTGA
- a CDS encoding cytochrome c oxidase subunit II, translating to MMDAMFPVAASEHAGDIDNMIDVVHYLMLALFVVWGVFFIYTLMRFRAGRNPKADYVGVKSKASTWGEVAVAIAEGILLLGFSIPMWAERVDEVPDESEATVVRVVAQQFAWNVWYPGADGEFGAADVNLVDEATNPIGLDRSDEHGADDIWTVNQLHLPVDQAAIIHLSSKDVIHSFNLPNMRIKQDAIPGLSIPVWFVPTKTTAQIREETGNPDYVYEIACAQLCGNSHYSMRGFLTVHTEEEFQAWLDEEASYLGDTGEDDFFNF from the coding sequence ATGATGGATGCCATGTTCCCGGTGGCTGCTTCGGAGCACGCCGGCGATATCGACAACATGATCGACGTTGTGCACTACCTGATGCTCGCGCTCTTCGTCGTCTGGGGCGTGTTCTTCATCTACACGCTGATGCGTTTTCGCGCCGGCCGGAATCCGAAGGCGGACTACGTCGGCGTCAAGAGCAAGGCGAGCACGTGGGGAGAGGTCGCCGTGGCGATCGCGGAGGGCATCCTCCTGCTCGGCTTCTCGATCCCGATGTGGGCGGAACGGGTCGATGAAGTGCCCGACGAGTCCGAAGCGACCGTCGTCCGCGTCGTGGCCCAGCAGTTCGCGTGGAACGTCTGGTATCCGGGCGCGGACGGCGAGTTCGGTGCGGCGGACGTGAACCTGGTCGACGAGGCGACGAACCCGATCGGCCTGGACCGCAGCGACGAGCACGGCGCCGACGACATCTGGACGGTCAACCAGTTACACCTGCCGGTCGACCAAGCTGCGATCATCCACCTGTCGTCCAAGGACGTGATCCACAGCTTCAACCTGCCGAACATGCGGATCAAGCAGGACGCCATTCCCGGGCTGTCGATTCCGGTGTGGTTCGTACCCACGAAGACGACCGCCCAGATCCGGGAAGAGACGGGCAATCCCGACTACGTCTACGAGATCGCCTGCGCCCAGCTCTGCGGCAACAGCCATTACTCGATGCGCGGCTTCCTGACCGTCCACACCGAGGAAGAGTTCCAGGCGTGGCTCGATGAAGAGGCGTCCTACCTCGGCGACACCGGCGAAGACGACTTCTTTAACTTCTAG
- a CDS encoding cytochrome c oxidase subunit 3: MEIPYTVEAHPETGLNNGKIGIWLFLTSEVMLFGALFATFIMLRLGSDGQWAHMQEEAELNIPLATINTIVLIASSLTMVMAWASLMRGQLGRFKLFGWATVGCGGIFLVIKYFEYTAKFAHDHFPSSNTYLAIYFTMTGLHALHVIGGMAWNAYFTGPGSKLFHTNRQWLTDRVEHSGLFWHFVDLVWIFLFPVFYLL, from the coding sequence ATGGAAATTCCGTACACGGTAGAAGCCCACCCCGAAACGGGCCTCAACAACGGCAAGATCGGGATCTGGCTGTTCCTGACCTCGGAGGTCATGCTGTTCGGTGCGCTGTTCGCCACCTTCATCATGCTGCGCCTCGGGTCGGACGGGCAGTGGGCTCACATGCAGGAAGAGGCGGAGCTGAACATTCCGCTGGCCACGATCAACACGATCGTGCTGATCGCTTCCAGTCTGACGATGGTGATGGCCTGGGCTTCCCTGATGCGCGGGCAGTTGGGCCGGTTCAAGCTGTTCGGGTGGGCCACCGTCGGCTGTGGCGGCATCTTCCTCGTCATCAAGTACTTCGAGTACACGGCGAAGTTCGCGCACGACCACTTTCCGTCGTCGAACACCTACCTCGCGATCTACTTCACGATGACGGGGCTGCACGCCCTCCACGTGATCGGCGGCATGGCGTGGAACGCCTACTTCACCGGGCCGGGGTCGAAGCTGTTCCACACCAACCGCCAGTGGTTGACCGACCGGGTCGAGCACTCGGGGCTGTTCTGGCACTTCGTCGACCTCGTCTGGATCTTCCTCTTCCCCGTCTTCTACCTCCTGTAG
- a CDS encoding carboxypeptidase regulatory-like domain-containing protein, which translates to MIPKQTIRVCAVLLALALATSSVALGGTIVGKITYDGRVPNFPALKMGADPKCEAKHSGAVKPETLVLGADNALANVFVMVTKGLEGKSFDAPSEPVVMDQKGCIYTPHVMGVQVGQQFKVKNSDGLLHNVHSLSKDNPPFNRAMPANVTEADYEFGKTERFRIKCDVHPWMGSWVTVVDHPFYAVTGMDGSFRIENLPAGTYTIEARHEVPNFGNDGALTQTVTVGASDTQTLNFVFEGPK; encoded by the coding sequence ATGATTCCGAAGCAGACGATCCGCGTCTGTGCCGTTCTTCTCGCTCTCGCCCTGGCCACTTCCTCGGTGGCTCTCGGCGGCACGATTGTCGGCAAGATCACCTACGACGGCCGCGTGCCGAACTTCCCGGCACTGAAGATGGGAGCCGATCCCAAGTGCGAGGCGAAGCACAGCGGCGCCGTCAAGCCGGAGACGCTCGTCCTCGGTGCCGACAATGCCCTCGCCAACGTCTTCGTCATGGTGACGAAGGGACTCGAGGGCAAGAGTTTCGACGCGCCCTCCGAGCCGGTCGTCATGGACCAGAAGGGCTGCATCTACACGCCCCACGTGATGGGCGTGCAGGTCGGACAGCAGTTCAAGGTGAAGAACTCCGACGGCCTGCTGCACAACGTCCACTCGCTGTCCAAGGACAACCCGCCGTTCAACCGAGCGATGCCGGCCAACGTGACCGAGGCCGACTACGAGTTCGGCAAGACGGAACGTTTTCGGATCAAGTGCGACGTCCATCCCTGGATGGGTTCGTGGGTCACGGTGGTCGATCACCCGTTCTACGCCGTGACCGGCATGGACGGCTCGTTCAGGATCGAGAATCTGCCGGCCGGCACGTACACGATCGAGGCCCGGCACGAAGTCCCGAACTTCGGGAACGACGGGGCGCTGACCCAGACCGTCACCGTCGGCGCCAGCGACACGCAGACCCTGAACTTCGTGTTCGAGGGCCCCAAGTAG
- a CDS encoding quinol:cytochrome C oxidoreductase, protein MAHGPRIVDLDRLVIRPGSGWARLPLVAGGVGALFTIVSIVLAAGSKESAKQFFHSWLVAVVFFLCIGLGSLFFVLIHHATKAGWGVVVRRLAENLACAVPLMAVLFVPVVAFGMYDLFHWTHADAVAHDRLLQVKEPWLNETGFWLRTAIYFAVWSGLALYYRSASRRQDESGDEALSRRMARFSPVGVFLFAVTLSFAGFDWLMSLEPHWYSTMFGVYFFAGTVIAAFAALTVLTLSLDFTGHFRGVITGEHLHDLGKLLFAFTVFWAYIAFSQFFLIWYANIPEETNWFLSRLHGTDLNPANWRSATLLLAIGHFAVPFFFLMPRTIKRNRVLLLIGALWMLAMHLWDVFWLVMPNLHREMTFSLLDLTSLLGVGGLFIAVVSWLMGRGALLPTRDPRLVESLAFENI, encoded by the coding sequence ATGGCACACGGACCCCGCATCGTCGATCTCGACCGCCTCGTGATCCGGCCGGGCAGCGGCTGGGCGCGGTTGCCGCTCGTCGCCGGAGGGGTCGGAGCGCTTTTCACGATCGTGTCGATCGTGCTGGCGGCGGGCTCCAAGGAGAGCGCGAAGCAGTTCTTTCACTCCTGGCTCGTGGCGGTCGTCTTCTTCCTCTGCATCGGCCTCGGCTCCCTCTTCTTCGTGCTGATCCACCACGCGACGAAGGCCGGCTGGGGCGTCGTCGTTCGGCGTCTGGCCGAGAACCTGGCCTGCGCCGTGCCGTTGATGGCGGTGCTGTTCGTTCCCGTCGTGGCCTTCGGCATGTACGACCTCTTTCACTGGACCCATGCCGACGCGGTCGCGCATGACCGGCTGCTCCAGGTCAAGGAACCGTGGCTCAACGAAACCGGCTTCTGGCTTCGCACGGCGATCTACTTCGCCGTCTGGAGCGGCCTGGCGCTCTACTACCGGAGCGCGTCTCGGCGCCAGGACGAGAGCGGTGACGAGGCGCTGTCCCGGCGGATGGCGCGCTTCAGTCCGGTCGGCGTGTTCCTGTTCGCGGTCACCCTCAGCTTCGCCGGCTTCGACTGGCTGATGTCACTCGAACCGCACTGGTACTCGACGATGTTCGGCGTCTACTTCTTCGCCGGCACGGTCATCGCGGCCTTCGCGGCCCTGACCGTTCTGACGCTGTCGCTGGACTTCACGGGCCATTTCCGGGGCGTGATCACCGGCGAGCACCTGCACGACCTCGGCAAGCTGCTGTTCGCCTTCACCGTGTTCTGGGCCTACATCGCCTTCAGCCAGTTTTTCCTCATCTGGTACGCGAACATCCCGGAGGAGACGAACTGGTTCCTGAGCCGCCTGCACGGCACGGACCTCAACCCGGCGAACTGGCGGTCGGCGACCTTGCTGCTGGCGATCGGGCACTTTGCCGTCCCGTTCTTCTTCCTGATGCCGCGGACGATCAAGCGAAACCGCGTCCTGCTGCTGATCGGCGCCCTGTGGATGCTGGCCATGCATCTCTGGGACGTGTTCTGGCTGGTCATGCCGAACCTGCACCGGGAAATGACCTTCAGCCTGCTCGACCTGACTTCGCTTCTCGGCGTCGGGGGCTTGTTCATCGCGGTGGTGAGCTGGCTCATGGGCCGCGGTGCCCTGCTCCCGACCCGCGACCCCCGCCTGGTCGAGTCGTTGGCCTTCGAGAACATCTGA
- a CDS encoding glycosyltransferase family 4 protein — protein MPGAALYGGVKVVLQHVRALRGLGVDATVHSPDPCPNWFDGADTFYRQVRTLDGRSLPRVEVAVGTLAPTVAPAIEIAERLACHLSQGYEPGHETLTVAEREVMRAAYELPARKLVVSPHLARTIHDRHGVVARWIPQPFEPDLFRPPARERIEDGRLRVLVSGHWNLEVKGVAWCLRALRPLFERSGGRLELVRLSLDADAEEVAFWPEAERHRHVAPAEVPALIQDVDLCVGPSSPLEGFGLLALEAMGCTRPCVLTDIPSHRDLDAEDRASIKVPFGNGVALRDAVERLWRDRELRRRLGRAGRAIAETYTERRTGEALVRAFRP, from the coding sequence TTGCCCGGCGCCGCCCTCTATGGAGGCGTCAAGGTCGTGTTGCAGCACGTCCGGGCGCTTCGGGGCCTCGGAGTCGACGCAACCGTCCACTCGCCGGATCCGTGCCCGAACTGGTTCGATGGCGCGGACACCTTCTACCGGCAGGTTCGGACCCTCGATGGTCGATCGTTGCCGCGGGTCGAGGTAGCGGTGGGGACGTTGGCGCCGACGGTCGCTCCGGCGATCGAGATCGCCGAGCGCCTGGCGTGTCACCTCTCCCAGGGGTACGAGCCGGGTCACGAGACCTTGACGGTGGCCGAACGCGAGGTGATGCGAGCCGCGTACGAGTTGCCGGCTCGGAAGCTGGTCGTGTCGCCGCACCTCGCCCGTACCATCCACGATCGTCACGGCGTAGTGGCCCGGTGGATTCCGCAGCCCTTCGAGCCGGACCTGTTCCGGCCGCCGGCGAGGGAGCGAATCGAGGACGGACGGCTACGGGTGCTGGTCAGCGGGCACTGGAATCTCGAGGTCAAGGGGGTGGCCTGGTGCCTGCGGGCGCTGCGTCCGCTCTTCGAACGGAGCGGCGGCCGTCTCGAGCTGGTGCGGCTGTCTCTCGACGCGGACGCGGAAGAAGTCGCCTTCTGGCCTGAAGCGGAGCGGCACCGTCACGTTGCGCCCGCCGAGGTTCCGGCATTGATCCAGGACGTCGATCTGTGCGTCGGGCCGTCGTCACCTCTCGAGGGCTTCGGCCTGCTCGCTCTGGAGGCGATGGGCTGTACCCGTCCCTGCGTTCTGACGGACATTCCCTCCCACCGCGACCTCGATGCGGAAGACCGGGCCTCGATCAAGGTGCCGTTCGGTAACGGGGTGGCGCTTCGCGACGCGGTGGAGCGCCTGTGGCGTGACCGGGAACTGCGCCGGCGGCTCGGCCGGGCCGGACGCGCGATTGCCGAGACCTACACGGAACGCCGCACCGGTGAAGCGCTGGTGAGGGCGTTCCGCCCCTAG
- a CDS encoding cytochrome C oxidase subunit IV family protein — MSDHADLDKTVRTYILVFVALMVGTLATVGAYYLDVSVPVALTIGLFIATVKASLVACFFMHLIDEKRVIYWALALTGAFLVALVALPLLTSVIDQLGHFTSGGGAEPH; from the coding sequence ATGAGTGACCACGCCGATCTCGACAAGACCGTCCGTACGTACATCCTGGTGTTCGTCGCCCTGATGGTAGGCACCCTGGCCACGGTCGGCGCGTACTACCTTGACGTTTCCGTACCGGTGGCCCTGACGATCGGTCTGTTCATCGCCACCGTGAAGGCGTCCCTGGTCGCCTGCTTCTTCATGCACCTGATCGACGAGAAGAGGGTCATCTACTGGGCTCTGGCGCTGACGGGAGCGTTCCTCGTTGCCCTGGTGGCCCTGCCACTTCTGACCTCGGTGATCGACCAGCTCGGACACTTCACCTCCGGCGGAGGCGCCGAGCCGCACTGA
- a CDS encoding Gfo/Idh/MocA family oxidoreductase, translating to MPDWGRRDLLKAAWVGPAATAAALRARAAAGQDPAGGQSPAQQNEAAAEGYRAGFASPPLERVRIGFVGVGLQGGSHVRNFLRIEGVDVVAVCDIDEPRAEEVASWVVDADNEPPELYTRDETDFKRLCERDDVDLVFNATPWRWHVPVCVEAMETGKHTAVEVPAAITIEGCWRLVETAERTARHCVMMENCNYGRSEMMVLNMVRQGLFGELLHGEAAYIHDLRSLKFSDANEGLWRLQHSVERNANLYPTHGLGPVAQCMDINRGDCFEYLVSLSSPAKGLALYAAERFGADDPRARVRYALGDMNSSLIRTRRGRSILLQHDTTTPRPYSRLNLVQGTRGVFAGFPDRIFIEGEAEGHDWSDVGPYRERFEHPLWTERAGDAEGAGHGGMDYLEDYRLIRCLLEGTPMDMDVYDAAALSAPVELSELSVARGSEPVEFPDFTRGAYRTRAPLGIVA from the coding sequence ATGCCCGATTGGGGGCGCCGGGATCTGCTGAAGGCGGCCTGGGTGGGGCCGGCGGCGACCGCTGCCGCTCTTCGCGCCCGCGCCGCGGCGGGGCAGGATCCGGCTGGGGGACAGAGCCCCGCGCAGCAAAACGAAGCGGCGGCCGAGGGGTACCGCGCGGGTTTCGCCTCGCCTCCACTCGAGCGGGTTCGGATCGGCTTCGTTGGCGTCGGCCTGCAGGGTGGCAGCCACGTGCGCAACTTCCTGCGCATCGAGGGAGTTGACGTCGTGGCGGTCTGCGACATCGACGAGCCCCGTGCCGAGGAGGTGGCCTCGTGGGTCGTCGACGCGGACAATGAGCCGCCGGAGCTCTACACGCGGGACGAGACGGACTTCAAGCGGCTCTGCGAGCGGGACGACGTCGACCTGGTGTTCAACGCGACGCCGTGGCGGTGGCACGTGCCAGTGTGCGTCGAGGCGATGGAGACCGGCAAGCACACGGCGGTCGAGGTGCCGGCCGCGATCACGATCGAAGGCTGCTGGCGGCTCGTCGAGACTGCCGAACGAACCGCCCGCCACTGCGTGATGATGGAGAACTGCAACTACGGCCGCAGCGAGATGATGGTCCTGAACATGGTGCGGCAGGGTCTGTTCGGCGAACTTCTGCACGGCGAAGCTGCCTACATTCACGACCTGCGGTCGCTCAAGTTCTCCGACGCGAACGAGGGGCTGTGGCGGCTTCAGCACTCGGTCGAACGCAACGCGAACCTCTACCCGACGCACGGCCTTGGGCCCGTAGCCCAGTGCATGGACATCAACCGGGGTGACTGCTTCGAGTACCTGGTCTCGCTGTCGAGCCCCGCCAAGGGGCTGGCGCTCTACGCGGCGGAGCGCTTCGGCGCCGACGATCCGCGCGCCAGGGTCCGCTATGCCCTCGGCGACATGAACTCGAGCCTGATCCGGACGCGGCGCGGCCGCAGCATCCTGCTTCAACACGATACGACGACCCCGAGGCCCTACAGTCGGTTGAACCTGGTGCAGGGCACGCGCGGTGTGTTCGCCGGATTCCCTGACCGCATCTTCATCGAAGGCGAGGCCGAGGGACACGACTGGAGCGATGTCGGACCCTACCGGGAGCGGTTCGAGCATCCCCTCTGGACGGAGCGGGCCGGCGACGCCGAGGGTGCCGGTCACGGGGGCATGGACTATCTCGAGGACTACCGGTTGATCCGCTGCCTCCTTGAGGGCACACCGATGGACATGGACGTCTACGATGCGGCGGCTCTGTCGGCGCCGGTCGAACTGAGCGAGCTTTCGGTCGCGCGGGGCAGCGAGCCGGTCGAGTTCCCGGACTTCACCCGTGGCGCGTACAGGACACGGGCACCCCTGGGAATCGTGGCCTGA
- a CDS encoding LLM class flavin-dependent oxidoreductase, with protein MDFGVCVASKIDDIGYIERAEALGYSHAWIADSQMIWSDCYAVLALAAERTSRIKLGTGVAITGTRIAPVTAHSIATINRIAPGRTFLGIGAGNTALRLMGHRPVGVKEFGEYLRVVRALLDGQEVDFTFRDRTEPLRFLMEEQGFIATEPRIPMYVSGFGPKSQGLAGEVGDGLVMSIPPNASLFDRAIENCRRGAEAAGHDFDQDSFYTCSLTTAVILEPGEDLASPRVIEECGPFVLSGLHYLYDQQHQFDREPPPHVRPVWDEYCTLVEETPARGRHLRVHAGHCTYSLPEEERFVTPDLIRASCLTGTAEEVRVQVRTLADAGLDQLMLLPSLATQERVIQQFHDEVMAHL; from the coding sequence ATGGACTTCGGCGTCTGCGTCGCCAGCAAGATCGACGACATCGGCTACATCGAGAGGGCGGAAGCGCTCGGGTACAGCCATGCGTGGATCGCCGACAGCCAGATGATCTGGTCGGACTGCTATGCGGTGCTGGCGCTGGCCGCGGAGCGGACGAGCCGCATCAAGTTGGGGACCGGCGTCGCGATCACCGGAACGCGGATCGCGCCGGTCACGGCGCACAGCATCGCGACGATCAACAGGATCGCTCCGGGACGCACCTTCCTCGGCATCGGCGCCGGCAACACGGCGCTCCGACTGATGGGACACCGTCCGGTCGGCGTCAAGGAGTTCGGCGAGTACCTGCGCGTAGTGCGGGCGCTGCTCGACGGCCAGGAGGTCGACTTCACGTTCCGCGACCGCACGGAGCCGCTGCGCTTCCTGATGGAGGAACAGGGCTTCATCGCCACCGAGCCGCGCATCCCGATGTACGTCTCCGGCTTCGGTCCCAAGAGCCAGGGTCTGGCGGGCGAAGTCGGCGATGGCCTCGTCATGTCGATTCCGCCGAACGCCTCACTGTTCGACCGGGCGATCGAGAACTGCCGCCGCGGCGCCGAGGCGGCCGGCCACGACTTCGACCAGGACAGCTTCTACACGTGCTCGCTGACCACCGCCGTGATTCTGGAGCCCGGTGAGGATCTGGCCTCGCCGCGGGTGATCGAGGAGTGCGGTCCCTTCGTGCTCTCCGGCCTGCACTACCTCTACGACCAGCAGCACCAGTTCGACCGCGAGCCGCCGCCCCATGTGCGGCCGGTGTGGGACGAGTACTGCACACTCGTCGAGGAAACTCCTGCACGCGGACGACACCTGCGCGTCCACGCCGGCCACTGCACGTACTCCCTGCCGGAGGAGGAGCGGTTCGTCACGCCCGATCTCATCCGTGCGTCCTGTCTTACGGGAACCGCGGAGGAAGTGCGGGTCCAGGTCCGCACGCTCGCCGACGCCGGACTGGACCAGCTCATGCTGCTGCCCTCCCTTGCCACCCAGGAGCGGGTCATCCAGCAGTTCCACGACGAGGTCATGGCCCACCTGTAG